One part of the Pandoraea faecigallinarum genome encodes these proteins:
- a CDS encoding DNA-directed RNA polymerase subunit alpha yields the protein MQTSLLKPKIIAVEPVGEHHAKVVMEPFERGYGHTLGNALRRVLLSSMVGYAPTEVTIAGVVHEYSTIDGVQEDVVNFLLNLKGVVFKLHNRDEVTVTLRKDGEGVVRASDIEVPHDVELINPDHVIAHLAKGGKLDVQIKIEKGRGYVPGNVRRYGDESAKVIGRIVLDASFSPVKRVSYAVESARVEQRTDLDKLVMNIETNGVVSPEEAIRQSARILVDQLSVFAALEGTEATSEAPSRAPQIDPILLRPVDDLELTVRSANCLKAENIYYIGDLIQRTENELLKTPNLGRKSLNEIKEVLASRGLTLGMKLENWPPAGLEK from the coding sequence ATGCAAACCAGTTTGTTGAAGCCCAAGATTATTGCGGTTGAGCCGGTCGGTGAGCATCACGCCAAAGTCGTGATGGAGCCGTTCGAACGTGGCTACGGCCACACCTTGGGCAACGCGCTTCGCCGCGTGCTGCTGTCTTCGATGGTCGGCTATGCGCCGACCGAAGTGACGATCGCCGGCGTTGTGCATGAATATTCGACCATCGATGGTGTCCAGGAAGATGTTGTCAACTTCCTGTTGAACCTGAAGGGTGTCGTGTTCAAGCTGCATAACCGTGACGAAGTCACCGTTACGCTGCGCAAGGATGGTGAAGGTGTGGTGCGCGCTTCGGACATCGAAGTGCCGCATGATGTGGAACTGATCAACCCCGATCACGTGATCGCGCATCTGGCAAAGGGCGGCAAGCTCGATGTTCAGATCAAGATCGAAAAGGGTCGCGGTTATGTCCCGGGTAACGTGCGCCGTTACGGCGACGAGTCGGCCAAGGTGATCGGCCGTATCGTCCTCGATGCGTCGTTCTCGCCGGTCAAGCGTGTGAGCTATGCGGTCGAATCGGCCCGTGTGGAACAGCGTACGGACCTGGACAAACTCGTGATGAACATCGAAACCAACGGTGTTGTGTCGCCGGAAGAAGCGATCCGTCAATCGGCTCGCATCCTCGTCGACCAACTGTCGGTGTTCGCTGCGCTGGAAGGTACGGAAGCCACCAGCGAAGCGCCGTCGCGTGCGCCGCAGATCGATCCGATCCTGCTGCGTCCGGTGGACGATCTCGAGTTGACGGTGCGTTCGGCCAACTGCCTGAAGGCCGAAAACATCTACTACATCGGCGACCTGATCCAGCGTACCGAGAACGAATTGCTCAAGACCCCGAACCTGGGTCGCAAGTCGCTCAACGAGATCAAGGAAGTGCTTGCCTCGCGTGGTCTCACGCTCGGCATGAAGCTCGAGAACTGGCCGCCCGCCGGGCTCGAGAAGTAA
- the cutA gene encoding divalent-cation tolerance protein CutA, translated as MDALLIVMTTFPDEASAETAIDGMLAARLAACVQQMAPVRSSYRWQGQRETSVEVPLMIKTTAARYSALEQYIKEHHPYDVPEIVAWPATAALPAYARWVEDETRGQLHV; from the coding sequence ATGGATGCCCTTCTTATTGTCATGACGACGTTTCCCGACGAGGCCAGCGCCGAAACCGCGATCGACGGCATGCTGGCAGCTCGGCTGGCGGCATGCGTGCAACAGATGGCGCCGGTGCGCTCGAGCTACCGCTGGCAAGGCCAACGTGAGACGAGCGTGGAAGTGCCGCTCATGATCAAAACGACTGCGGCGCGCTACAGCGCATTGGAGCAGTACATTAAAGAACACCATCCTTACGATGTGCCGGAGATCGTTGCGTGGCCCGCCACCGCGGCATTACCTGCTTATGCGCGCTGGGTCGAGGATGAGACGCGGGGGCAACTGCATGTTTGA
- the dsbD gene encoding protein-disulfide reductase DsbD produces MFDVKTMVVPMVGVDDQPRHALIRHRLLRLWTLALWALTIMLALAVGRAYAADDFLDPDVAFKVSKTEQPGAVLLRFEVAKGYYLYRERFAFTTDNPAVTLGAPEFPKGEVKHDETFGRDMEVYHESIDVRIPVDKANGPFTLNVTMQGCADKGLCYPPMDKPLKISAAAVGGTGGSDTVQMAGSATQALLGGGGTKQASGFPATGAVTTAATAPTNAGWLSAREDYSEAERILSGGSFALALGIFFVLGLGLAFTPCVLPMVPILLSIVAGQEASRGKAVRLASAYVLGMAFVNTVIGVAAGLLGQGLIAFLQAPWVLVLFALLMVVLSLSMFGMYEIQLPAALRERIDAAARKQKSGQWIGAAMMGVLSGLIVSPCVTAPLAAALAFIAKTGDAVFGGATLFALSLGMGLPLVILAGGGGTLLPRAGAWMDGVKRFFGFLLLGVALWIVRPLLSTQVLLLGWGGLLLVAATFMRVFDSLPDGASGARRLLKGLGVVVALSGAVALVGAAAGARDPLTPLAGLSTVASGNAATGAPVAEGVKFQRVRSVAELDQVVATAGRPVMFDFYADWCISCKEMERFVFTDPRVKARLDQMILVQADVTANNADDQALLKRFGLFGPPGIIFFDGNGQEVAGTRVIGAQSADQFLRSLDKAFGPAT; encoded by the coding sequence ATGTTTGACGTGAAAACGATGGTCGTACCGATGGTCGGCGTTGACGACCAACCGAGGCACGCCTTGATACGGCACCGCCTGTTGCGACTCTGGACGCTTGCGCTGTGGGCGTTGACGATCATGCTCGCGTTGGCGGTCGGACGCGCCTACGCGGCAGACGATTTCCTGGATCCCGATGTCGCCTTCAAGGTCTCGAAGACAGAGCAACCGGGTGCCGTGCTGCTGCGTTTCGAAGTGGCCAAAGGCTACTACCTCTATCGCGAGCGCTTCGCATTCACGACCGACAACCCTGCTGTCACGCTCGGCGCACCGGAGTTTCCCAAGGGGGAGGTCAAGCACGACGAAACGTTCGGCAGGGACATGGAGGTTTACCACGAGTCCATCGACGTCCGCATTCCCGTCGACAAGGCGAATGGTCCTTTCACGCTGAACGTCACGATGCAGGGCTGCGCCGACAAGGGACTTTGTTATCCGCCAATGGACAAGCCGCTGAAGATTTCCGCGGCGGCGGTCGGTGGCACCGGCGGTTCCGACACGGTGCAGATGGCCGGATCCGCCACCCAGGCATTGTTAGGCGGTGGCGGTACGAAACAGGCGAGCGGTTTCCCCGCAACGGGCGCGGTAACGACCGCCGCGACGGCACCGACCAATGCGGGGTGGCTGTCCGCCCGTGAAGATTACAGCGAAGCGGAGCGCATTCTCTCCGGTGGCAGCTTCGCGCTGGCGCTGGGAATCTTTTTCGTTCTGGGCCTCGGGCTGGCATTCACGCCGTGCGTGCTGCCGATGGTGCCGATTCTGCTGTCGATCGTGGCAGGTCAGGAAGCCAGTCGAGGTAAGGCTGTGCGCCTGGCGAGTGCCTATGTGCTCGGCATGGCCTTCGTCAACACGGTGATCGGCGTGGCGGCCGGATTGCTCGGACAAGGCTTGATCGCATTCCTGCAAGCGCCTTGGGTGCTCGTGTTGTTCGCGTTGCTGATGGTGGTTCTGTCGCTCTCGATGTTCGGCATGTACGAGATTCAGCTGCCCGCGGCACTGCGCGAACGTATCGACGCCGCCGCGCGCAAGCAGAAATCGGGGCAGTGGATCGGCGCTGCCATGATGGGAGTGCTTTCGGGACTCATTGTCAGTCCTTGCGTGACGGCGCCGTTGGCGGCTGCACTCGCTTTCATTGCAAAGACGGGAGATGCCGTGTTCGGCGGCGCGACGCTCTTTGCGCTTTCGTTGGGTATGGGCTTGCCGCTGGTGATTCTCGCCGGCGGTGGCGGCACATTGTTGCCGCGCGCGGGAGCGTGGATGGACGGGGTGAAGCGCTTCTTCGGTTTCTTGCTTCTCGGTGTGGCGCTGTGGATCGTCCGTCCGCTTCTGTCGACTCAGGTTCTCCTGCTCGGCTGGGGGGGGCTTCTGTTGGTTGCGGCCACCTTCATGCGCGTGTTCGACAGCCTGCCCGATGGCGCGAGCGGTGCACGTCGCCTGCTCAAGGGATTGGGGGTCGTGGTCGCGCTGTCGGGCGCCGTAGCGCTTGTCGGTGCCGCGGCCGGCGCCCGCGATCCCCTGACTCCGTTGGCCGGATTGTCGACGGTCGCATCTGGGAATGCGGCTACGGGGGCCCCGGTTGCCGAGGGCGTCAAATTCCAACGCGTTCGTAGTGTGGCGGAATTGGATCAGGTGGTTGCAACGGCAGGTCGTCCGGTCATGTTCGATTTCTATGCGGACTGGTGCATCAGTTGCAAGGAGATGGAGCGTTTCGTCTTTACCGATCCGCGCGTGAAAGCGCGTCTGGACCAGATGATACTCGTGCAGGCAGACGTCACGGCCAACAATGCCGACGATCAGGCCTTGCTCAAGCGTTTCGGGTTGTTCGGGCCGCCGGGAATCATCTTTTTCGATGGCAACGGCCAGGAAGTCGCAGGAACACGGGTCATTGGCGCGCAGTCGGCCGACCAGTTCCTGCGCAGTCTCGATAAGGCGTTCGGGCCGGCTACCTGA
- the rpsK gene encoding 30S ribosomal protein S11 produces MAKQQNNAASQRVRKKVKKSVAEGVVHVHASFNNTIITITDRQGNALAWATSGGQGFKGSRKSTPFAAQVAAESAGRVALEYGVKNLEVRIKGPGPGRESAVRALNALGIKITAISDVTPVPHNGCRPPKRRRI; encoded by the coding sequence ATGGCTAAGCAACAGAACAACGCCGCTTCGCAGCGCGTTCGCAAGAAGGTCAAGAAGAGCGTTGCCGAAGGTGTCGTGCACGTCCACGCTTCGTTCAACAACACCATCATCACGATCACCGATCGTCAGGGCAATGCACTGGCATGGGCGACGTCGGGTGGCCAGGGCTTCAAGGGTTCGCGCAAGTCGACCCCCTTTGCTGCCCAGGTTGCTGCTGAGTCGGCCGGCCGTGTGGCACTGGAATATGGTGTGAAGAACCTCGAAGTTCGCATCAAGGGCCCGGGCCCGGGTCGCGAATCGGCGGTTCGTGCGCTGAATGCGTTGGGTATCAAGATCACGGCCATTTCGGACGTGACCCCGGTCCCGCACAACGGCTGCCGCCCGCCGAAGCGTCGTCGTATCTAA
- the rpsD gene encoding 30S ribosomal protein S4, producing the protein MARYIGPKAKLSRREGTDLFLKSARRSLADKCKLDSKPGQHGRTSGARTSDYGNQLREKQKVKRIYGVLERQFRRYFAEADRVKGNTGENLLQLLESRLDNVVYRMGFGSTRAEARQLVGHKAIVVNGVVSNIPSIKVKAGDVIAVREKAKKQVRIQEALTLAEQVGFPIWVSVDAKKMEGTFKALPERSDIAGDINESLIVELYSR; encoded by the coding sequence GTGGCACGTTATATCGGCCCGAAGGCCAAACTCTCCCGTCGTGAAGGTACTGACCTCTTTCTGAAGAGCGCACGTCGCTCGCTCGCCGACAAGTGCAAGCTGGATAGCAAGCCGGGTCAGCATGGCCGCACGTCGGGTGCTCGTACGTCGGACTACGGCAACCAACTGCGCGAAAAGCAGAAGGTCAAGCGTATCTACGGCGTGCTTGAGCGTCAGTTCCGTCGTTATTTCGCGGAAGCCGACCGCGTCAAGGGCAACACGGGTGAAAACCTGCTGCAATTGCTCGAGTCGCGCCTGGACAACGTCGTGTACCGCATGGGCTTCGGCTCGACGCGCGCTGAAGCGCGCCAACTCGTTGGCCACAAGGCAATTGTGGTGAACGGCGTCGTGTCGAACATCCCGTCGATCAAGGTCAAGGCCGGCGACGTGATCGCCGTGCGCGAAAAGGCCAAGAAGCAAGTGCGTATTCAAGAAGCACTGACGCTGGCTGAGCAAGTCGGTTTCCCGATCTGGGTTTCGGTTGACGCCAAGAAGATGGAAGGCACTTTCAAGGCACTGCCGGAACGTAGCGATATCGCGGGCGACATCAACGAAAGCCTGATCGTCGAATTGTATTCGCGTTAA
- the rplQ gene encoding 50S ribosomal protein L17, translating into MRHRHGLRKLNRTSSHRLAMLRNMSNSLLQHEAIKTTLPKAKELRKVVEPLITLGKKDSVANRRLAFNRLRDREMVTKLFNELGPRFANRPGGYLRILKMGFRVGDNAPMAFVELLDRPEVDTEAPEVAE; encoded by the coding sequence ATGCGTCACCGTCATGGTTTGCGTAAACTGAATCGTACCAGCAGCCACCGTCTGGCAATGCTGCGTAACATGTCGAACTCGCTGCTCCAGCACGAAGCCATCAAGACCACGCTGCCGAAAGCGAAGGAACTGCGCAAGGTCGTCGAGCCGCTCATCACGCTGGGCAAGAAGGACTCCGTTGCCAACCGTCGCCTGGCGTTCAACCGTCTACGTGACCGCGAAATGGTCACGAAGCTGTTCAACGAACTCGGCCCGCGTTTTGCCAACCGTCCGGGTGGCTACCTGCGTATCCTGAAGATGGGTTTCCGCGTGGGTGACAATGCACCGATGGCTTTCGTCGAACTGCTGGATCGTCCGGAAGTCGATACGGAAGCGCCGGAAGTCGCTGAGTAA